The Drosophila innubila isolate TH190305 chromosome 3R unlocalized genomic scaffold, UK_Dinn_1.0 2_E_3R, whole genome shotgun sequence genome has a segment encoding these proteins:
- the LOC117790312 gene encoding kinase suppressor of Ras 2, with translation MSSSAAAQLTAPPDSSSNNNTSESNLIIIQDMIELSANHLEGLRTQCATSAILTQQEIRCLESKLVRYFSELLLTKTRLNERIPANGLLPHHQATGSELRQWLRVVGLSPESLNVCLTRLTTLEQTLQLSDEELKQLLAHNPSNQLDEELRRLTKALHNLRKCMATLESSGPSVPATNVDPEQWHWDSWDRPHPHHMHRGSVGNIGLAPSTASPRAHHRQHPHPHPHQHSNNKPKVASNSTSSSRSEQQSQPQQLTGSQMTLTLTPSPPNSPFTPASGSASASGTPQRSRSSTAAGTAAGTPPPAKKHQTLLMHNSSASDIAATDQPPRPPRSRLPTDPSPDSHSLASSTDILADGGGVGSGSSSNVLLVPPSPGVAHVGMGHTIKHRFSRRFGLMATCKLCQKQMLTHGLKCTDCKYICHKACAQHVPPSCGLPPEYVHEFRQTQVEGRWDPQHGNSNSKASPVPKKSTLGKPQLQQQQLQHGHGDSSSPGSSCTNSTPSSPALFQQQQQQLQLSTPTACQTKALPAQQQQQQQQQQQQQQSQFNFPNVTINSCNSNSSAAQTLISNESSIESLTNGNNNTSCNNSNSSNNNSSNNSCSNGHINSLTGSQMSNHSTVSQLSNVSSSSSATYTASLVNSGSFFPRKLSNAGVDKRIPFTSEYSDTHKSNDSDKTVSLSGSASTDSDRTPVRLDSTEDGDSGQWRQNSISLKEWDIPYGDLHLLERIGQGRFGTVHRALWHGDVAVKLLNEDYLQDEHMLDSFRNEVANFKKTRHENLVLFMGACMNPPYLAIVTSLCKGNTLYTYIHQRREKFAMNRTLLIAQQIAQGMGYLHARDIIHKDLRTKNIFIENGKVIITDFGLFSSTKLLYCDMGLGVPQNWLCYLAPELIRALLPSKPHGECLEFTSCSDVYSFGTVWYELICGEFTFKDQPAESIIWQVGRGMKQSLANLQSGRDVKDLLMLCWTYEKEHRPDFARLLSLLEHLPKKRLARSPSHPVNLSRSAESVF, from the coding sequence ATGAGCAGCAGCGCCGCCGCCCAGCTGACTGCGCCGccagacagcagcagcaacaacaatacgagTGAAAGCAATCTAATCATCATACAGGATATGATTGAACTGTCGGCCAATCATCTGGAGGGACTGCGCACACAATGCGCAACGAGCGCGATTCTGACGCAACAGGAGATACGCTGCCTGGAGTCCAAGCTGGTGCGATACTTCTCCGAGCTGCTGCTGACCAAGACGAGACTTAATGAGCGCATACCCGCCAATGGGTTGCTGCCCCATCATCAGGCCACGGGGAGCGAACTACGGCAATGGCTGCGTGTGGTTGGCCTCAGCCCGGAGTCGTTGAATGTGTGTCTGACGCGACTGACGACATTGGAGCAAACGCTGCAGCTAAGCGACGAAGAACTGAAACAACTGCTCGCCCATAATCCAAGTAACCAGCTGGACGAGGAGTTGCGTCGTCTTACAAAAGCGCTGCACAATCTTCGCAAATGCATGGCAACTCTGGAAAGCAGCGGACCCAGCGTGCCAGCAACCAATGTGGATCCAGAGCAATGGCACTGGGACTCCTGGGATCGCCCACATCCGCATCACATGCATCGGGGCAGTGTTGGCAATATCGGTCTCGCACCGAGCACTGCTTCACCACGTGCCCATCATCGACAgcatccgcatccacatccacatcagCATAGCAATAACAAGCCCAAGGTTGCCAGCAATTCCACGTCGAGTTCTCGCAGCGAGCAGCAATCGCAACCGCAGCAGCTGACAGGATCACAGATGACCTTGACACTGACACCGTCGCCACCCAACTCCCCCTTCACGCCCGCCTCTGGCTCGGCCTCCGCCAGCGGCACTCCGCAGCGCAGTCGTAGCAGCACAGCAGCCGGAACAGCAGCGGGCACACCACCGCCCGCCAAGAAGCATCAAACTCTGCTCATGCACAACAGCAGCGCCTCGGATATTGCGGCGACGGATCAACCGCCAAGGCCACCACGTAGCCGACTGCCCACAGATCCCAGCCCGGACAGCCATAGTTTGGCCAGCAGCACGGATATATTGGCGGATGGTGGAGGCGTTGGCAGTGGGAGCAGCTCCAATGTGCTGCTAGTGCCGCCTTCGCCCGGTGTTGCACATGTGGGCATGGGACACACCATCAAGCATCGCTTCAGCAGAAGATTTGGCCTCATGGCCACATGTAAATTGTGTCAAAAGCAGATGTTAACCCACGGACTCAAGTGCACCGACTGCAAATACATATGCCACAAGGCCTGTGCCCAACATGTGCCGCCCTCGTGTGGTCTGCCGCCCGAATATGTTCATGAGTTCCGGCAGACTCAGGTGGAGGGCAGGTGGGATCCGCAGCAcggtaacagtaacagcaagGCGTCACCAGTGCCAAAGAAAAGCACGCTGGGAAAaccgcagctgcagcagcaacagttgcagcatgGACATGGAGACAGCAGCTCACCGGGATCCAGCTGCACCAATTCCACGCCCAGCAGTCCGGCATtgtttcaacaacaacagcaacaactgcaactgtccACGCCCACCGCCTGCCAAACAAAAGCATTGccagcacagcagcaacagcaacaacaacaacagcaacagcaacaacaaagtcaaTTCAACTTTCCCAATGTCACcatcaacagctgcaacagcaactcgAGTGCAGCCCAGACGCTCATATCCAATGAGTCCTCAATTGAATCCCTGACTAATGGCAATAACAACaccagctgcaacaacagcaacagcagcaacaacaacagcagcaacaacagctgctcaAATGGTCATATTAACTCGCTCACTGGCAGCCAGATGTCCAACCACTCGACGGTCTCCCAGCTGTCCAAtgtgagcagcagcagcagcgccacaTATACAGCGAGTCTGGTCAACAGCGGCAGCTTCTTTCCCAGGAAGCTGAGCAATGCTGGCGTGGACAAGCGGATACCCTTTACCAGCGAATATTCGGATACGCACAAGTCCAACGATAGCGATAAGACCGTGTCCTTGTCGGGCAGTGCCAGCACCGACTCGGATCGGACGCCAGTTCGTTTGGATTCCACAGAGGATGGCGACTCGGGTCAGTGGAGACAAAACTCCATATCGCTCAAGGAATGGGATATACCCTATGGTGACTTGCATTTACTGGAGAGGATTGGCCAGGGACGCTTTGGCACTGTGCACCGGGCACTTTGGCACGGCGATGTGGCCGTGAAGCTGCTCAACGAGGATTATCTGCAGGATGAGCACATGCTGGACTCGTTTCGCAATGAGGTGGCCAATTTTAAGAAGACGCGACATGAGAATCTTGTGCTCTTTATGGGAGCCTGCATGAATCCGCCGTATTTGGCCATTGTCACCTCGCTGTGCAAGGGGAATACTCTCTACACATACATCCATCAGCGGCGGGAGAAGTTTGCCATGAATCGCACCCTGTTGATTGCCCAACAGATTGCCCAGGGAATGGGATATTTGCATGCGAGGGATATAATACACAAGGATCTGCGTACCAAGAACATATTCATTGAGAACGGCAAGGTGATCATCACGGACTTTGGCCTCTTCAGCTCCACAAAGCTGCTGTACTGTGATATGGGCCTCGGAGTTCCACAAAACTGGCTGTGCTATCTGGCCCCGGAATTGATACGTGCCCTGCTGCCGTCCAAGCCGCATGGCGAGTGCCTCGAGTTTACATCCTGTTCGGATGTCTACTCCTTTGGCACCGTTTGGTATGAGCTCATTTGTGGTGAGTTCACGTTCAAGGATCAGCCGGCGGAGTCCATCATTTGGCAGGTGGGGCGTGGAATGAAACAGTCTCTGGCCAATCTACAGTCAGGACGTGATGTCAAAGATCTTCTAATGCTGTGTTGGACATACGAAAAGGAACACAGGCCGGATTTTGCACGTCTTCTCTCATTGCTGGAGCATTTGCCAAAGAAACGTTTGGCGCGAAGTCCCTCGCATCCCGTTAATCTCTCGCGCTCCGCGGAGTCTGTCTTCTGA